DNA from Bemisia tabaci unplaced genomic scaffold, PGI_BMITA_v3:
CGTGAAAACAGTTACTCCTCACCTTCATTGTTTTCTCAATGTGCTGTTGTTTACCAAAGACTGTCAGTACAGAGTCCTCATTAAAATCGACAGGGTCATAAAGAAATCATATGAGAGAAAGAGTCTACTTGGTTTGGAAACTTAAAGGTCGGAGTTTCATGAACTGCTTGACATCATCATCCGTTAGTTTGCTCTTCCTCTCTTGGTGACTAGCGACGATTTCTGATAATTTGTCTATTAGGATTTTCTTGAGTTCGCCAGTTAACAAAGCTCCACTGCTATAATCCTGatagaaaaggaaaagaaacaaatttaaaataaaattcgacTCGAAAAATCTACTGGTGAACAAGATCTAAATTAGAGTGCCTCCAAGCTTCTTCATGTTCAAAGAAAACATTGATATCAATAAATAAAACCACTGAAAATTAACTCCAAAGTCATACAATGAGAAGTGAAAATGTTGATTAAACttatttgttttcctttctGCTTTAACAGATGATAATTAATCATAATTAAATTACGggtcattctcaaaaagactcaaatgcaagaaataaaaatacaggAAGAACAGTAAAACTGTATTAATCAACCCGTATTGAATTGTAGATTAGTTAATGTGATTTATTAATTCATCGCTTTAACATTTTAGAGCTATGAAATTTAAaaggggtcaattaaaacggttattatattttttctcgTATTTTTAGCGCTTACGTCTCACTGAGAATGACCAATTCCATTCAGGCCATTGATGGGCACTTCTTGATTGGAGAGTCTCAGAATTTCCGCTAatattgtaaggaaagtgagGGCATgcgtttcattgaaatttttagtaaatATACTTCATGATTCTACAGTGTTCTGTAGAAAGAAAAATCACCTATTGGATTTCGCTGAAAACATGAATTAGTGACGAGAgattctgaaaaattgcaaccaagAAGTGCCTTTCTCACACCCAGCTTTTCACTCCATCATAATTAGCTTTTAGTTGGGAAATAATTTCGGAACAAATTCTTGTGAGTTCATTAATGACTTGGTGAGACTATTTTTTCCTCACATATGAGTGAGATGTAAACTCAGTGCATATGGTTGAAACTGAAAATCCTTCACTTAACTTTAACAATATTTTCTTTAGATAATCTATGAGAATTGAGAAAGACATCTGAATAACGATCACAATACAGCCTGCGTTTCAGCATCGCCTATTTGATGAATCGGCTTAGATACCTGATGTAAGGCAGgaatgcagaaaatttcagCATTCCAAAGGACTGCACACTTTATACCAAGAATTTTGTTGTggacaaaatttcaatattatttGGTACAGTGTTTCTTATGACCTCCTGGGCACAATGTGCTTTTAAAATCATACTTTTGATGAGCCAATCTCAAGGAGATGGGactgaaaagttaattttttcgtttcctTACATGCATTTTCTGTTGGAGGTTTGGGAATTTTGCTGTTTGTATGCAGACGCTGCGCCACACACTGTTATCATTCGGAGAAATTTGATTCTTTTCCCCTGTCTTATCTTTCTGACTAGCAAGGAAACAAAAGTTCTGCTTCATCATCAATAAAATATTGCAACATTTTTACTAGGTGTTGGATataaaaatgcttgaaaattcaCTTTAGAGCACCACTTTCCTCGACATTGGCACATGTAAGCTACATCTTAAAAAAGTGCATTTTGCTTAGGAGGCTGTAAGGTAAGGtacatcattttaaaataatctaaATTTAGCCAGCGCCGAATTTTTAGGCATTGAGTATTCACACCTCTTCATGCGCTTGCTCTGtggctttccacatttttctctaCAGCctgacacaaaattttcgattgACAATAGcaatgacctttttttttctttccttttttaattttttctcaatggcattgagatattaatgataaGACGTAAAAATTTGGAGGGTATCAGGAAACTCAAGGTGTCCCAAATAGGGTCTAAATCTGGGTGCGGACTGAGGTGAGAACATGCACACCTTCTAATCTTGGAAAATATTTCCCTCTTTTCACAATATTGGGGCCTTTTCTATTAGTTCTTTCTCGCTAGTTCAGGCATGTGATAGGCATTTTCGCAACCCTGATGTGAGGTTTGGATAATATGTATATCCATATCATCCACAGCTCAACTGTGATACTTTTAGATTTATTAACTTTTCAGAGACTAATAATATAATCTAAAATCTAATAAGAATTTAATCTAACTATTCGGACTTCAGAAATAATTTACTCTCATTTCGATCAGTGCTTGGTTTGACGGAGGGAACAAATGTGAGGAACTTACTTTTCTaatttgttccaatttttcatcatcttcTAGGAAGAATTTTAGATACTGATAAGATGTATCTACACTACAGTCGCCTCCCAGTTTCCTGTGTTCTTCAATGGTATCACGACCGCCTGAGAATGCATATTTATTAACCTGAAAGAGACAAGTTTTTGTTACTAAGGGGCAAAAAAAGTCATTTATGCGCAGGAGACACAGTCAAGTTAATAGGCCCTCTTTGGGTAAAATCATAAGAAAATCATGACAGGCAcatgaaaagtctgaaatccactcttaACATATAATTTGCTACGTTAGTCGtacgttttttctttcttctgccGGCGGGTAGTTTTCCTTGGTTGCAGACAACCAGGTTTGCTCGGTCAGAGGTGTAAGAAATCCTAACCTACATGAACAATCTTACAAACTTTTTCTTACgtattattttacttattttcaagTCTTTGTTGCCTCTTTATTTCTTCGCGCTGCAAAAATAAGCTTTAAATCAATAGAAATCATACATACGGCAAGTTTGTGACACTATGCAacattattcattcattttgatTAGGTTTACTTGTGTCTCTTTCGGACAAAACCTGACTGCTGACCACTAAGGACAATTATCCGCTGTGTTGGAAATTCGAAAGAATGTATTACAAACTAGTCAGATTGCGTGCTGAGAAATGGATTCCACACTTTCATCATGTAAGTACCCAACatcaattttgtgtgattttaccTGCAGGAGGTCTCTTTCCTCAGCTGTAACTTTTGCATTGAACATGAATGCAACCATCTTCAAAGGTAGGCAAGTCTGGCATAgcaattcattgaaaaattatgagGTGCAAAGTGACACACACATGTACTGAATACCAATCGCAATAAAAACTGCATTTTGTGAATGAAATGTTGGGATGAAAATTATATcgtatttgaacaatttttctaaaCCATGTATTGATCATAATGCCTTCCTTGAAGCACATTTCAAAGTAGCTCAAGCTCACTAGGTCCAATCGTGAAGGGGCcgacaaaaaattcaacttgagcGGCAATGCATCTTAACTCAATCTCCACTTTACACATGGACGTGtctagggaccgaaaaaaaattcgacttgaGCGATATTTCGTATTAACCATAGTTTGACTTAGGGAGCTTTTACTGTACATGGTATTTTACTTTTGAGGTAATTTACTTTACTTACCTACAGTGCACTGAGAGTATTTTACATTATCTTACACTACTTTGTATCAGCCTTTCATGTCCAACAAAATAGGTGGCTCtatctcataaaaattaaacagaGCATTGGTTGAGTGGGTTAGACATAccttatttttaatttgcttTGCAGTATCTGTCAGATAAATGGCCGAGAGGTCATTACTcgctgacattttcgtcatagCTCCTTGAAGAGCAGGCAAGAAAGAAGAATGAAGCAACGCTGGCTTGTGATGACCTAATTTTGGCGCGACGTCTCTTGTCATTCTGAAATATGGATCCTACAACAGATAATTAAACATGTTCATCAGGCTTTGACTCATgcatgattatttttttctagcaAATATCTTCAACACTACGTCAAGATTTCAATGTTGAAGATGGAGGCCCAATTTCTAGAAAATTAGTACACAATCACCCTCGTCTTAATTTATAGAATGAGTTTTTGTGTCGTTATTACTGAACCGACAAGAAGGCAGTTAATAAAGTGACAAATCATGGACAAAAATTTGAGACTGGACGGACATGAAGAGGGAATAATATAATTTCTTTTGTAAACAACAGATGGAACAATTCTGTTTTATGGTCCCATTTTGTCACTttcgttttcttcctctttttttacttttcaagaCTGATTCAGTAGACTTGTCAGTTAACACATTTGATGGTCCCAAGAAAAACAatacttaacctaacctaaccctaTTGTACACTTTTAGACAGCTTAGTGCAATTATACTGCCTTTTGAAAAACGCAGCATGGTTGAAGAAGATTTTGATCATTAACACTGATACATACTAAAACATTGCAACAATGTTCAAGACTGTTTCTAAGAAACAAGTCCTGTCTCACAAAAAAGCTCAGTCAGCAATATTCCTGCTTGAtaataagtcaatttttttttagtgcaaagTAAAAACATTATATAATGAAGAAGAATCAAAGGAAACAGAATCTAATTACGCACCTGATCTATTGCACAAGGAATCAGGCAAGGTAAATTCTTATCTCCAAAGATAAATGGAAAAGATGAGGAGAAAGAGGGTGCTGCTTGTATGGCAGGGAaagcaatttttccgataaCATCACTATCTCCAAAACCAAAAATACCTTTGACTTGATTAAATGTTACATTCTTCTGAACTCTAACTATATTCCGATAAAATGCTGGACATTGTCTATAACAAGCAGAAAACAACACTACATTACAAAACGGATCACAGAGCAGGGTGAGAGCAACACAACAAAAACCGAAGAAGAAACTAAAAATCAAGGTTCATAGTTTACATTAAAATTCGTCAGTTTGAACTATCTGTAGAAAATAAAACCGAAATCAATGTCAATCAAGTAGGTACTAGAGTTTGGATAATATAAAGACTTTCCATACCTccaaaactatttctaattttttatgcCTGCATAAAATCtctaaattgtcattggtgcaGTAAAAGTAAGGTATGCAAACCACAGACTTATACTATATCAGGAGCTTATGCAGTGACCATGATACAAATCCATCGAACATTTATTACTGAAATTCTTGGCTAAATGTACAATTGTGAAAATACTTACCCAATCAATTCTAAATCTGAGAAAATAAAGGTGTTGCTTGGATCAAACCCACATGCTATTATATCCTTAGTGTTCTCGTACGCTAGTTTTGTTGCTTCAtctattttcagatttttccacAGAAATTTCTCATCGTCTGTGAGCTGAATGATAAGTGGAACATCGAAAACATCTTGCAGCCATCTGAAATCATGCGGTATAGGAAATTAGACAACATCGAAACTTAACAAATACTTATTGTGAAAATTTAGGTACAAGAATAAGACACGGAAATCTTGATGGAGGTTTTGGGGTGACTGAGAACAATACACTGAATACCAAGCTTCTGAACATGAGAGCTGGAAAAATGAGAGGGTCGCACTGCTAAGATGTatgtttctatttaaaaaaaataaatgaaagaagtTGAGAGGATAAAACCCAagagaatgaaaattttgtagTAAATCTCTTTCCTAACATTAGATGGATGTTGCTATTTACTCATTCAATTACAAAGATCTAGAGCAATCACCTTGACtatattctttcaaaaactgcgACTGGACTATTGAGGTATGTCAGTATGACAGTTGTAGTATTATACAGTCAAAGCATTACATGTTGCCTGCAATGTCTGCCTCATGCTACCGGCTGTAGCCACAGCACAACTAAAATAACTTCATCTATTTCATTTGCCGTATCTTGTGTACTCGCCATGTACTAAGCAACAGGTCCATTTCCTTAATAAAAGTAATCCACTTTACTTTTTGTCTTTGTCTCTTCGATGAACATTCCAACCGCACAAACAACGATGACcagacaagacaagacataaCCCTATCTTAACTACGTAATATATCCCATTTTGATGTCTAATCAGGCTGCTTTCAACATTCAATCATCGGCCTGCTGAGGACTATTCATAGTCTCCACTGCATTTTGCTGGTGATTAAATACTTTGAagagattaaaattttaataaatttgaaAAGGATTTCTAACTTGGTTTACTTACTTAGTAAAAAGAAAGGGAATAAGGTGTCCTATGTGCATAGCTGAGGAGGAAGGTCCTCTGCCTGTGTAGAGGAAAAATGGTTTGCCTGCTTCATACAGGTTCAAAATACTGTGCATGTCACggtgggagaaaaatattcctctCCGGAGTAAATGGTGTACGGGTTTGCCTGTGACCTTCTCAAATCTTGCGAGTAGAACATCATCAATTTTGGAGCTCCCGAACCTtgctgaaaaaagaaattaagtttAAGTGGACAAAAGTCAACTGAATGAATTGTCTCTGGTTCCATTCCTATTTAGCCACAAAATTGAACATGAGTTTGAAGAAGGTACTGCTATCTAAGTGAAATATCGACACTGTAAAATACGATAATTGCCCATGGGACATATTAGACATCTAGTTGTACTTTGAGCAAATGTGCCAGATTACAGCGAgctattaaaattttcaaactttctagACCTCTGGCTTACACAATGAATCCATCAGTTTGTTCGATAATTTTCACAGATCCTCataggagagagaaagagaccACTTAATTGGAGTTTATTGAGTACAGAAGTTGAAAGTACGTGTCAGGTGCCACGTAGGAATATTCATCTTCATTAATATTCCCGTTGACACAGGGATGAGGCTCTTGTGATGCTGTGCCGTTAATGAGCCCACTACTATTCAGAAAAATTAGGCCAGAGAATAACGCACAACGAAAAGGTTGATAGGTATTACGTTGGCTGTGAAAAGGGTCCAAATTTCCGACAGAAGCCAGAATCCAGTTAGTCAACCTACCCTTTCGTAGGTTCTAACTCTAAGGACTCTAGGACTCGCATGTAACATAAAATAGAAATCCTTCGGCAGATAGAGCTCGCGCATCgaatgttgagacaaacgtcaaagtattgttcatgtcaccattcaccagtggtgccacctgactacatgtattaacctgttgagtggtgcgaatTCAAAGCTTATCGGAGATTGaagtttgtctcaacatacgatgtgCGAGCTCTATATTGGAATTGAGGTTAACGCATTCAGAGGGTTTCAAACGGCACTATCAGCCGCACAAAGTGAGATGCAAACTTGACATTCTTTTAGCCAAGAGTTGTGACAGAAAACCACGAAGATGAAACAAAGGAAATAGGGtggaaaaatggtaaaaatgtgAGCAGACAGTAAGCAACCAGCATGGTCTTCATGAGCTTACCTATTAATTTATCATAGTCTACGCCAGTATTCGACGAGCTCGTAACGTTCCATGGATCAACGACGTCTCCTTCCGTGTCGTCTGTTCCAGTGTCCTCGATTTTAAGATCGGACACATTTAAATTGTCACCCATCACTGAATAACTTGCAGATAACTtactgaaaattggaaaaaacgtGTCATTCCGACGAAAACAAAAATTCCGCTGTTGCtgctacttcttcttcttcgcagAGGTTTGTTTACCTTGAAGCACGGCTGCCAATTGGgaaatttctcagaatttgGGAACTGCAGTGAGTTATCACTTATCACCTCGATTTTGAGTCTGAtggattttatttgattttattgcTTGAATTATTGACATTTAATTTTTCGTGCTTTCAATCGCGGAGGAGCGGTGGAAAAAGAAGATTATAATTAATCTTTCTTCATTCTTCAGCCTTCAGCCATTAAAAAACAGTAACTTGAATATCATGGAGTCTTGGCAACACTGAATTGTCGTCCAGTGAAGCTGCCAATGAAGATCCCTGCCAAGAAACTactactttttgaacacccagtacatatcgatatatatcgaaacaAAATGTAAACATATAGTGGCAATGAGTGGTTCCCAATCCCAAATGAATACTGATAAGAATTCACCAGAAGCATGGGTTGCATTTGCATGTAAATTTGAACGACATCGAACGGTTACTTATTATATGTTTTCAAGCTGAAATCGCGTGTAGCAgtgcactgattgtgagtctttAGTTTGCCTATAATTCAAAGGGAAATGGCAGTAATTAAAAACGTAATACTATTGTGAAGTTTACTAATTTCTATGAAGTAAGAAATGCCTCCAATCCAAATCTATCCTGAAGTTCTGCTACCTTGAAAGCAGGATCTGGATTTCAAATGTCAATGTTGTTAGTGGTGAGCCGCCCTGCAACTGTCCTCAATGTCCTCGCCTTGAgtgtttgtgtttttttattagtACTGATTCAATTCCTACAAGTGCAGCTCAATTTCCATGGTGTCGCATCAGGACTCCAGAAGGTAAGTTTTTTGAGATATGCATGCATGAAAATACTGAGTGAGACCATGTGCATGAAAAAGGGACAGCATACAAGAAATGAAGCTGCCTTGTCGAAGTTAACTATTTGGGACCGTTTTTAAATGGAATTACCTAATCACAAGCGGTTGTTGTTGTTGGACTCTGTTTGAATTACACGATGACTTGTGCGGGTAAATATGAATGCCTAACAGTTCTATTGAACGCTAATCAACCTCTGTGGCCGGATTATTGAAACTCCTTCTgtccgacacgacaagacatagccctatcttaaccatgcaatatatcgcaatacGATATCTTATGGGGtttgctttaaactttcaataatcagcctgctggagaTTAATGGGGACCGTGAGGTTGCGTTTGCAAACAGGAAAACCAAACGGAATCAGATTTATCTACTTCAACAACACAGCTTCACTCTTTCTAAACTAACCTACTAATGACTGAGAATACCTGCccatgttttttattgaaggaacaTTATCTCACCGTGAAGAGTTATACAAATGTTATATCAAGCATAACATATAGTATTAGAAGAGATATATTGTGAAGACCACAAGAGAATTTATAGTCATTTCTGGAACATTATTTTAGGTCAACTTGGAACCCTTCGGTGGAATTTTGCCATAGTGTCGGCATCATTAGACTTTGTTTGAATCACCcaattatttgtatttttacaaatgaatatCTAATGTTTGCACCAAACACTCAGCAATCTTGAAATGTCAATGAGAACCTTCAGTTGCATTTAGTAAATAGATAAAGCAAACAGTATCCTATGAGAAGAgcaatttcagaattttgtgAAACCCATACCTACCATTGGTTTGCTCATTCTTTCCAAAATCATTACTACATATTATATCATAATATACCAGGAATAATTAAGTGAATACTGCTGTAACTGTGTCTAATTCAAATTACCAATGTATTTCAGGGTCTAAGAATTGCCTAACATTCAATACAGCTCGTCCAATTCCTCTTTCTACTTACATTGTCGTGGAGCACGGTAACTGCAAGACAACTCTATGAGCAGCCGAACTATGAAAAAAGCAATGCAGAGTAATGAATATAAGTTTCGAAGTTCAGTGCATAGATCTAAAGCCTTAATTCCCTGGTTTGGAGATAGGATCGAAATCAGGTAAGAAATTATCAAAAACttgttcttcctttttttccatctGTAGCATCACTTATATTCATGGATACCCCAACCACAGAAACTTCTAGCATAACCGTAGGACCCGCAAAAGTTTAGCACAGTAGGTACTATTATTGCATGAGGTAAAAGATAATAATAGAACAGCAAATACTAAACTATCCCTGAAGAGAATCCTAGTATTCAGGCTACTTACTATGGTAtaactaaaatttttttgatcagaGACATTTTAAGTTTCCTTTAAAGTTATGTTCAGATAATGGGATTCACAGGGAGTGAATGTCTGTCTCAAAACTGTATCGCCCATCAAATTCAGGTAATAATTTATGACACATGGTTGATTTCAAGATAAGAGGAATAGTCGTATTGCCGtgggtttatttatttatttgatctTTGGTACAGAAATGTAAGCTCCTGGTAGAGCTATTGTACAGGTCAATTACAATGAAACGACAATGAAACGGGTTATAAACGACTTAGGGCAAAACAATTAAAAACCAAGTTAATACATTAATAGAAATGATGTCTCTGAACTTATCCATGCTGAAAAATATGATGCAATATGATAACATTCAATGACATGAGACTTTAAAGGTCAAAAATGTCTGGTTGGTGATGCGTCGCCAACcctgattttgaagcaaaagagcaatttacGATAGtcaatcagtactgatcatggaTTCTTTGACACTATTTGCTGTAAGGAGAAGCTAATGTTCAAGGAAATTGCcattttgaactgaaataattatttttaagcgATGTCCGCATTTAACGTCTCGTATCTGTAATGGGACTTCTTGAAATCTAaatctgacatttaaaaaacCTTTAAGACAACATCTTATATGAACCCCTATCAACCTGAATGTCCACTGAGTCCTATTCAGTGGAGactttgcacaaaaaaatgtaattgcttcgtctgaaagtgcctaatgagctgagttcgcagtatttttcataatttttttctgacatgggaaattggagaaagatcgatttaaaagtgagaaaatgtgctgcCGTTTGACGTCATcgggcggcattttccatttaaacacatgtattttagcaggaTCGGTTATtctgtcatatctcctctaataattgctcaatttacgaatcaagggtatcttcgtgttcagttcccttaaaagtttccacttaaacatgaaattcatcagatttcagacccttgcaaattcacCGTTGTCACTTACACTTTCTCTTGATTCTTTCAGATGCATGGCCGTATTGTTATACTCTTTCATATGTATGCTGACTGCTGAATTGCTAAAGTGCGGAAAAATGGTAATATTTGACTCTCCTTTTTAGAAGTAAATCTTTAGCTAAGCATAATCTGAAGCCATTTGCAGACATTGGAAAATTTCGCTTttatttttccccgttttcGCGGTTATTTTCCCCGAATTTCGCtgttaatttttctgatttcgccGTTATTTTTGTAGCGCTTTTTGCGTTTGACAGTTTAAAATATAGCTTTCACATGATCAcatgttaaaattatttgaggTCATGTTTATGCCTTGGTTGCCGCCCTTTCTTTCATTAGTATTTTGATGCCATTGGCGAACGTCGATAGCTTGTAGCCAATGACGACCAATGCTCAGAAACAACTCcgtaatttcttattttgaaaaaaagcgcGGCAAACTTCGTCTTACAAGCATACATAcgtaaatttcacgaaaatgtaCGGATTTCGCCGATTTCGCGGATAAATTTGGGATGGATTCCGCGCGATTTCGCGATAAATCCGGAAAATGGCAGATTTCGCGTTATTTCGCTTTATATTTTCGTGATCAGGGTGTTTTGATCGGTGCTTCTGTCTGGTTTTCAAATTCCTaagcacattttaaaaatttcgcggCGAATCGCAGCGGTGAAATTTTCCGATGTCTAGCCATACATGTATCAACAGTGGATGTCgagtttttaagttttgagagCATTGTCTCCAAAGTTGTGCATTTTGATGTCTATACACCAAGTAGGGGTTGGTCAACTTTTCACACATCTCTATGACAAAATCCGTGGAATAGCatgtaaatttataaaaatcgCCACAAAGATCCCTTGAGCCTCAAGCCAACAATACACCTCTTTGAGTTGATGTGTctcaaattcttgaaaacttaaaatttttttcagtgtttcttgGAGTGGTGTTGAAATGCAatgtttttctgcaaaaattagaattattcTTACACCACTATTATTGCTCCTTTGCAGTGTTTGTTTATTCCTGTGCGAAAATCATAACTTCAAATAAAGGCTGCAGATGACTCAAAGGGTTGCATCAAATATTAAATTCATGTGTCTACAGAACGCAGAGCGGTGTTGCAAAATGCTACAGTGCGTTGCAGAAACGACTTTTATGCATGTTATGTATCTAACAAAAGAAGGTTCAGATTTCTTTTATCGAGCCCAGGGCAGGAATGttctaaaattgatatttttccccAACTCGCTCGCAggattttgtacaaaatttaggaaattgtAGTTAGGATCATAAGTGAAGTAGTCCTACCgttaaaatttatcaaaattttttcctacaGCTGCAACTGATATTTTAATTATTGTGGTGTCTCTTTTACGCAAGTAAAAAGTCTATTTCATGACAGCTCACTTTTAAAGTATTTAAGgaaattcagtttttaatttaaaagactttctaatattatttatttagttgACACACCTGctatctttgaagttttttctaATTTACATACTTACTATCTTTGAGATTTGTGTTTTCTCATGCTTATCTTACCTCATTGACCagaaatttttgccaaaaataacTCGGTTTCGTAGGTAAAGATAGAAACAAGAAGGCGCATAGtaataataaaacaagaaaatcacGCCAAAACAACGCACCTTAAATCAAATCCCTCTGTAAAATGCATTACATCTTGCTCCTATAATATTTTAATGTTATCAATTTTTGCCCACAGGTTCTCCCAAAACGCAGCTTCACATTAGAAGATGTTAGCCAAGCCTTGAGAGCAGCAAATCTCAGTGCTGCTGACATTCCATGTATGATGCTCACATCAAAAGATTTCCAAAGGCTATGTGAATCTCTGAACGTTGAATTTCAGTGCTAACTTTAAATAAGATACTACTTCTGTTTTGAGGAAATAATGATATCTGCTACAAGAAAACCTCCAACACATGTCCACCTTCTTCATCCTCATTGTTTGCATCTGCTTTGTTATTACAGAGTCGATAATTTATTTTAACCTTCAAGTCCATTGAGCCTAGTATGGGTATTTTGAGttgattgaatctgtttaaaaatgtttaactcacTCTGCTCttatactttaaaaatgtaatttccgccgtcattgaGCACATCTTCACAGA
Protein-coding regions in this window:
- the LOC140225873 gene encoding tryptophan--tRNA ligase, cytoplasmic-like; this encodes MGDNLNVSDLKIEDTGTDDTEGDVVDPWNVTSSSNTGVDYDKLIARFGSSKIDDVLLARFEKVTGKPVHHLLRRGIFFSHRDMHSILNLYEAGKPFFLYTGRGPSSSAMHIGHLIPFLFTKWLQDVFDVPLIIQLTDDEKFLWKNLKIDEATKLAYENTKDIIACGFDPSNTFIFSDLELIGQCPAFYRNIVRVQKNVTFNQVKGIFGFGDSDVIGKIAFPAIQAAPSFSSSFPFIFGDKNLPCLIPCAIDQDPYFRMTRDVAPKLGHHKPALLHSSFLPALQGAMTKMSASNDLSAIYLTDTAKQIKNKVNKYAFSGGRDTIEEHRKLGGDCSVDTSYQYLKFFLEDDEKLEQIRKDYSSGALLTGELKKILIDKLSEIVASHQERKSKLTDDDVKQFMKLRPLSFQTK
- the LOC140225875 gene encoding uncharacterized protein, with amino-acid sequence MSSRTMKKAMQSNEYKFRSSVHRSKALIPWFGDRIEIRCMAVLLYSFICMLTAELLKCGKMVLPKRSFTLEDVSQALRAANLSAADIPCMMLTSKDFQRLCESLNVEFQC